Below is a genomic region from bacterium.
CGGCCGACGGCGCCGGCGGCGCGGACGACCGCCCGCGTGCGCGACCAAACCGGGCGGCCTTCGCCCGCGTGGCGCAGTCCGTACCGTGCGGCCGCGACCGCGCGCGTCCAATCGACCGTCGCGAATCCGGCCTTGAGCGCGCGATCGTCGCCGTCGAGCAGCGCCGTGACTTCGCCCGCGGTGCCCGGCCCGCCGGCGTTGGCGAGGAGGAGGGCGTAGAACAACGCCGACCGGGTCGCGGCGTCGAGACCTAGCTCGTCGGCGAGGCGCATGCCGATGAGCCCCGTCCGCACGGCGTGTCCGGCCGGCTGGCCCTCCGCGAGATCCAGCGCGGCCGAAAGCGGCGACAGTACGTCCGAGAGACGAATCGAGGGGGCCTGCACTTCTCCGGCGCCGCGCCGAGTTAGCGGTGCGCCGTCTGCGCCTCGGCGCCGGCGAAGTGCCGGCGCACGACCGGCTCCAGTTCTTCCCACTCGATGGCGGTCTGGCGACCGCCGTCGAACTCGCGGAGCATCCAGTCGTGCGCGGCGACGAGCGCCGGATCGTCCTTGTGCGGCTCGAAGCCGAGGCGCTGCTTGATGACGAAGATCAGGCCGGCGAGTCCGGAGTCCTTGGTTAGCGACACTTCGAGCGGACGCCCGAGCAGCTTCGGCACGTCGAACGGCGCGTACATCCACCAGAACTTGTTGAGGCCATCGGCGTGGATGCCCGCCCGTGTGCGGTGCGCGTCGCGCCCGAACAGCGGGTACTTCGGCGGCACCGGCTCGCCCATCTCGGCGTAGAGCTCGGCCAGCTCGTTGAGCACGGTGAAGTCCGGCCGTGCCTGCGGGAAGTATCCCATGCCGGTCAGATGCAGGATGATCTGCTCGAGCGGCGCATTGCCGGTGCGCTCGCCCTTGCCGAGGCACGTGCCGTTGACCACGCCGCAGCCTTCCCGGACCGCGGCGAGGCAGTTCGCGACGATGAGTCCGGTGTCGTTGTGGGGGTGAAACTCGAGGTCGGCCGGCGTGAGGCCGAGCTTCGTCCGCAGCGTGCGGAACAGCAGCGGCACGCTCCGCGGAAGCGCCACGTCGTCGTACGGCAGCCCGAGCCCCATCGTGTCGCAGATCCTGAACTTCGGCCGCATCGCGTCGCCGTACGGCCGGGCGGCGTCGAGGCACGCCTCGATGAACGCGAGCATGTAGCCCATGTCGGTGCGGCTCGCGTCCTCCAGATGCAGACGGGGCCGGATGCCGGCTTCGAGCGTTACGGCGACCGCGTCCAGATAGGTCCTCGCCGCCTGGGCGCGCCCGCCGGGCTTGAACTTGTGGAACGTGTGGTAGTCGGACGAGGAGGCGAGCATTCCGGTCTCGCGCACCCCGAGCGTGCGGATCAGTTCGGCGTCCTTGCGGGTCGCGCGAATCCAGGTCGTCGGCTCGATCGGCGCGCCGCCGCGGTAGCGCTCCAGCGCGCCCTGCAGCGCCTCGCGGTCCGACGGCCGGTAGACGAAGAACTCCGCCTGGCGGATCGCGCCGGACTTGGCGGTGAAGCGGCAATGCAGGTCGTAGATGCGGAGGCTCTGCGCCACGGTGAGCGGCAGACCGCCCTGCTGGCCGTCCCGGTGCGTCGTCTCGGTGGTCCAGGCCTCGGCGGGCAGGCTCTTCGGCCGCTGCGTCCAGACGAAGCGCGGAAAGTCGTCCCGGGGGAAGCTTTCGAGAAAGTACTCGGGACTCGCGGGGTCCGGAATCGTCGCCACAGCGGCCTCCTCAGCAGACTCCCTGCTCCGCGTCTATGATAGCACGCGGGCGTTCACTCGGCCGCCGCCGCCGACGCGGCCGCCAGCTGCTCGAGATCCCGGTCCCGGATCAGCAGCACGACGGGGAGACACGCGATGAAAACGACCCCGACGAGGGCGAACACATAATCGAACGCCACCACCGCGGACTGCTGGCTGATCCAGAGGTGCAGCACGGCGAGCGCCTGGCGGTTCGCCGTGACGGCGTCGACGCCGCGCGCCTGGATGCCCGCCCGCACGGTGTCCCACCACGAGACGAACACGGGGTTGGAGAGCGACGCGTAGCGGACGAGGTTCGCGCTCGCGAGCGTCGTCTTATGGTCCAACAGCGTGATCACGATCGCGGTTCCGAGGCTCCCGCCGAGTTGCCGCACGAGGTTGTAGAGGCCCGTCGCGCTCTGCATCAGCGGCCGCGGGATCGTCGACAGCGTCGCGGTCGACAGCGGGATGAACATGAACGAGAAGCCGATCCCCTGGATGATCTGCGGCACGAGGATGCCGAGGTGGCTCGAGTTCAGGTTGAAGTGCGACATCGCGAAGCCGGCCGCGCCGCTCACGGCGAGGCCGAACGGGAGCATGATGTACACGCCGAGGCGATTGTACAGGAACCCCGCGATCGGCATCATGAACACCATCACGAGCGACCGGGGCATGAGCGTGAGTCCGGCCTCCGTCGCGGTGTACCCGAGGAGGTTCTGGAGGAACAGCGGCAGCAGGATGAGGCTGCCGAACAGCGCCATGCCGAGGACGCCGATGATCGTCGTCCCGGCGGCGTAGGTGAGGTCGCCGAGGATGCGCAGGTTGACCGCCGGCGTCGGAGTGCGCAGTTCCCACAAGACGAAGGCGGTCAGCACCACGACCGCGATCACGGTCAGGACGGCGATGAACGTGCTGCCGAACCAGCCGTCCCGCTCCCCCTCCTCGAGGAGGATCTGCAGGCAGGCGAGGCCGACGGCCAGCAGGCCGATCCCGACCCCGTCGAACTTCTGCAGGCCGCGGCCGCGCATGTACGGCGGGTCGACGATGAACGTCGACGCCATGAACAGCGCGATGGCGCCGATCGGCAGGTTGACGAAGAAAATCCACGGCCACGACCAGTTGTCGGTGAGCCAGCCGCCGAGCGTGGGTCCGATCGCCGGGCCGAGCAGCACGACCATGCCGAAGAATCCCATCGCCTGGCCCTGCTCCTCGGGCGGGAACGTTTCCCGCATGATCGACTGCGCGATCGGCTGCAGCGCCCCGCCCCCGAGCCCCTGCAGCACCCGGAAGAAGATCAGCTGTCCGAGCGTCCGGGAGAAGCCGCAGAACGCCGACGCGACCGTGAAGACGGCGACCGAGAGCATATAGAAGCGCCGCCGGCCGAGTACGGATGCGAACCAGGCGGTGAGCGGCATGACGATCACGACCGCGATCAGGTACGAGGTGCTGACCCACGTCACTTCCTGCAGCGTGACGCCGTAGCTCGCCTGGATGTGCGCGAGCGCGACGTTGACAACGCTCGTGTCGATCGCGGCCATCACGGAGCCGAAGAGCACCGACAGTGCGACGATGTACTTGGCGCCGCCGCGCGCGGGCGCGGACGCTGCGAGGACGGTGCCGACGGCCATGCGGCGGCTTAGCGGCCGGAGCCGCGGGTGTTGATCGCGACTTCCGCGGAGAGCCCGACCTGCAGCGGGCGCGGCCCCACGTCGCGCGGGTCGAGGATGATCCGCACGGGCACCAACTGGACGACCTTCACGAAGTTTCCGGTGGCGTTGTCCGGCGGCAGCAGCGCGGTCGTCGAGCCGGTGGCCGCGCCCACGCTTTCGACCTGTCCGCGGAATGTGCGCGCTCGGTACGTATCGATGCGGATCCGCACCGGCTGGCCGGGGTGGACCGCGCCGAGCTGCGTCTCCTTGATGTTCGCGACCACCCAGACGCGCTGCGACTGGGTCACGGAGAGCAGCGGCTGATTCGGCTGAATGACTTGGCCGACCTCGGCGCTGCGGTTGGTTACCCAGCCCTCGACCGGCGAGCGGACCACGGTGCGATCGAGGTTCAGCTGCGCCGCACGCACGACCTCGGCCGCGTTTGCGGCCTGCGCTTGGGCGGCGGCCAGTTCCTGCGCCCGCTGCCGGACCAGAGTCCCGCCCACGGCGGCCTGCTGCACCTGCGCCTGCGCCGCCGAGAGCTGTCCCTGGTTGACGGCGATCGCGCTGCGGGCGATCGCTACCTGCTGCCGGGCCGCCTGCGCCGCCTGCACGTCGGACTTCGCCTGCGCCAGCGCATCTTGGGCGGCCTGGTACTGGGCGCGCGCGCTTTCGTAGGCCGACGCGTCCGTATCGAGCTGCTGCTGGGCGATCGCACCCTGCGCGATCAACTGCCGGTCGCGCGCCAGCGTCTTGGCGGCGGTGTCCGCGGCGCTCTTCGCGGCGGCGACCGCCGCGGCGGCGGTCGTCACCCGCGCGTTGGCCCGCGCCAGCTGCGCGGCGGTGGTCCGGTCTTGCATGTCGAGCTGCGCTTCCGCCTGCGGGAGCGTCGGCTGCGTCGCCTGCACGCGCGCGTTGGCCGCCTGGACGTCGGCTTGGAACTGCTGCTGCTGGACGCCGAGGGCCGCCTGCAGCGCCTGCACCTGCGCCTGCGCCGCGGTGAGCGCCGCCTTGGCCCGGGCGAGCGCAACCTGGTAGTCCTGCGGGTCGAGTCCCACGAGCGCATCGCCTATGGCGACGTGCTGGTTTTCGACCACGTACATCTTGACGATGGTGCCCGGGACCATCGACGATACCGGAGAGATGTCGCCGTGCGTTTGTGCGTTGTCCGTCTTGATGATTCCGATGTTGGCGCGCCAGTAGACGATGAGCGCGAACAGCACGATGACCCCGACGGCGGCCGTCCCGAGCAAGGCAATCCGCCGGACGTGTAGGCGGGGACGGGCGGCGGTCTCAACGACCGTCCTGGCGACCCGCGCCACACCGTCGTCGTGTGTGCCGTGCGGCGCCGTGCCGGGCGATGCCGGCGCGACCGCGCCCGGGGGCGCGGCGCGGCCGTCCGCGATTTCGGCGGCGGGACTCCGCCGTTCCTCGACCGGCGGGCGTGGCGCCCCGAGATCCGTCTTGCTGGGTCCGTCGTTCATCGGCTGGGCTCCACGGTCTCCCCGGTGCCGGTGAGGAGCTGCTCACGCAGCGTACGCAGCCGGGCCAGCCGTTCCGCGTACTCGTTACGCAGCTGCATCAGGCGCCCCACGCGCTCATCGATGAGGGAGATTTGCGACTGCACCACGGGTTCGGCCCGTTCGAGCAGGCCGAGCCGCGTCTGCGCGTCCGTCGCCTGCTCGTACGCGCGGCGAATTTCGGCGCGGACCGCGTCGATGCGAAGCGTCTCCTTGATTTCCGCCAGCGAGAAGCCGAGCAGGGTTTGCAGCTCCTTGATCCGCTGAAGCAGGGCAACATCGGCTTCCGTGAAGAGGCGGAACCCGCCCGCCGTCCTCGAGGCCGCGGTCAGCAGTCCGACTTCTTCGTAATACCGGATTGCGCGCGGGGTTAGACCGGTTCGCTTAACTACGTCCTCCATGCGGTGGAGCGTCCCGGTCGGCTCGGCGGTGGTCCCCGTCCCGCCTCCCGGCCCGTGTGCCGGTTCGGCGGGCGTTTCCTTTACATACATCGGTGTGGATTCTCCCGAATCAGAGTGCGATGGAGGCACTATATCATACTCTTCCGTAAACGTCAAATTCCAAAACCCTAGTTATATTCTCGGATTGTGCGGAGCCATAAAGATCAGTACTATTAAATACCGTGGGCCGCCATGGGGGGAGAGAGGCTGACCGCGGTGTTTCGGTAAGAGAGGCCGTCTTCAGAAGCCGCGGGCCGGCGGCGGGCCGGCAGCCTCAGGCGGTGGCGCCGCCCAAAGCGACGTTGGGTCAACGGCTGAAGGAAGCCCGCCTCGCTCTCGGTCTCACACAGGATGAACTCGGCCGGCCGGATTTCACGAAGGGCTTTATCAGCCTCCTCGAGCACGATCGGGCGAAGCCGTCCGTCGCGTCTCTCGAACGTCTGGCAACCCGGTTGGGACGGCCCGTCTCCTACTTTCTCGACGGCGGCGAGACCGTCATCTCCGCGAGATTTCTCGACGTGCTGCGAAGCCGCGGCCGCGCCGAATTGGCGGGCCGCCGCTTCGACGTGGCGCTGGACACGTTCGCCGAAATGCGCCGCGTGGCCGCCGGCCGGCGCGACGCGGTGGCCGAGATCTACGCGGCGGTGGGGGAAGGCGAAGCGCTTCTCGGTCTCGACCGGCTGGACGACGCGCGGTCGCATCTTGCGGAGGCGTGCGCGAAAGCAGGGGACGCGGGCGCGACGGCACTCGAATGCCGCGCGTCCCACCATCTCGCCGGCATCGAGTTTCGCCAAGGACGCAGCGGCCGCGCGGCCGCCCTGTCGCGGACCGCGCTCGGCCTGGCCGAGCGCTCCGACGGCGTCGAACCGTCTCTTCGCGGTGAGATCCATCTGCAGCTCGGCACTGCACTCTATCGGATGGGACGCCTCGACGAAGCCGCGGAGGCCTACCGCGCCGCCCGCCGCATTTTCGAGGAGGCGACGCAGCCGGACCGCATCGGCGAAGCGATGTACGGTCTCGGCACGGTGATGGCGATGGACGGCGACTACGACGGCGCGCTGCTGCACTTCGAACGCGCGCAGGGACTGTTCGAGCAGTACAAGGACCTGCGGCTGTTGTCGCGCGTGCGGGACCAGGCGGGCGCGCTGTTGATGCAGGCGGGCCGGCCGGCCGACGCGATCGAGCACTTTGCCGCGAGCCTCGCGGTTGCGCGGCGCATCGGCGACGTCGCCGGGGAGTGCCGGACGCTGACGGAATACGCCCGCTGCCTCAATGCGTGCGGCGAACCGGCGCGGGCGAAAGAATTCGCCGAGCGCGCCGCGGCGCGCAGCCGCGCGGCGCAGCTGTCCGACGAGGAAGCCCGCGCGCAGGCGCTGCTCGGCGCCCTCGCGGCCGAGGCGGGGGAGCTCAAAGAGGCGCAGCGCGCGCTGGCCGCCGCCGCCAAGCACTGCGAAGACGCCGGCCTGACCGTCGAACTGGTCGCGATCTACAAGGACCTGGCGCACGTCGCGGGCCTCGCCGGGCGCTACAAGGAAGCCACCGGGTACCATGAGCGCGCCTTCAAGCTGCTGCAGACCGTCCGCCCACCGGACATGGCCGAGGCCGTCCGCGCCGAGCCAACTCCCGCCGCTCCCCCGTCC
It encodes:
- a CDS encoding MerR family transcriptional regulator, which encodes MEDVVKRTGLTPRAIRYYEEVGLLTAASRTAGGFRLFTEADVALLQRIKELQTLLGFSLAEIKETLRIDAVRAEIRRAYEQATDAQTRLGLLERAEPVVQSQISLIDERVGRLMQLRNEYAERLARLRTLREQLLTGTGETVEPSR
- a CDS encoding tetratricopeptide repeat protein, with amino-acid sequence MAPPKATLGQRLKEARLALGLTQDELGRPDFTKGFISLLEHDRAKPSVASLERLATRLGRPVSYFLDGGETVISARFLDVLRSRGRAELAGRRFDVALDTFAEMRRVAAGRRDAVAEIYAAVGEGEALLGLDRLDDARSHLAEACAKAGDAGATALECRASHHLAGIEFRQGRSGRAAALSRTALGLAERSDGVEPSLRGEIHLQLGTALYRMGRLDEAAEAYRAARRIFEEATQPDRIGEAMYGLGTVMAMDGDYDGALLHFERAQGLFEQYKDLRLLSRVRDQAGALLMQAGRPADAIEHFAASLAVARRIGDVAGECRTLTEYARCLNACGEPARAKEFAERAAARSRAAQLSDEEARAQALLGALAAEAGELKEAQRALAAAAKHCEDAGLTVELVAIYKDLAHVAGLAGRYKEATGYHERAFKLLQTVRPPDMAEAVRAEPTPAAPPSEGTHPSR
- a CDS encoding DHA2 family efflux MFS transporter permease subunit, yielding MAVGTVLAASAPARGGAKYIVALSVLFGSVMAAIDTSVVNVALAHIQASYGVTLQEVTWVSTSYLIAVVIVMPLTAWFASVLGRRRFYMLSVAVFTVASAFCGFSRTLGQLIFFRVLQGLGGGALQPIAQSIMRETFPPEEQGQAMGFFGMVVLLGPAIGPTLGGWLTDNWSWPWIFFVNLPIGAIALFMASTFIVDPPYMRGRGLQKFDGVGIGLLAVGLACLQILLEEGERDGWFGSTFIAVLTVIAVVVLTAFVLWELRTPTPAVNLRILGDLTYAAGTTIIGVLGMALFGSLILLPLFLQNLLGYTATEAGLTLMPRSLVMVFMMPIAGFLYNRLGVYIMLPFGLAVSGAAGFAMSHFNLNSSHLGILVPQIIQGIGFSFMFIPLSTATLSTIPRPLMQSATGLYNLVRQLGGSLGTAIVITLLDHKTTLASANLVRYASLSNPVFVSWWDTVRAGIQARGVDAVTANRQALAVLHLWISQQSAVVAFDYVFALVGVVFIACLPVVLLIRDRDLEQLAAASAAAAE
- a CDS encoding HlyD family secretion protein, whose translation is MNDGPSKTDLGAPRPPVEERRSPAAEIADGRAAPPGAVAPASPGTAPHGTHDDGVARVARTVVETAARPRLHVRRIALLGTAAVGVIVLFALIVYWRANIGIIKTDNAQTHGDISPVSSMVPGTIVKMYVVENQHVAIGDALVGLDPQDYQVALARAKAALTAAQAQVQALQAALGVQQQQFQADVQAANARVQATQPTLPQAEAQLDMQDRTTAAQLARANARVTTAAAAVAAAKSAADTAAKTLARDRQLIAQGAIAQQQLDTDASAYESARAQYQAAQDALAQAKSDVQAAQAARQQVAIARSAIAVNQGQLSAAQAQVQQAAVGGTLVRQRAQELAAAQAQAANAAEVVRAAQLNLDRTVVRSPVEGWVTNRSAEVGQVIQPNQPLLSVTQSQRVWVVANIKETQLGAVHPGQPVRIRIDTYRARTFRGQVESVGAATGSTTALLPPDNATGNFVKVVQLVPVRIILDPRDVGPRPLQVGLSAEVAINTRGSGR
- a CDS encoding pyruvate carboxyltransferase; the encoded protein is MATIPDPASPEYFLESFPRDDFPRFVWTQRPKSLPAEAWTTETTHRDGQQGGLPLTVAQSLRIYDLHCRFTAKSGAIRQAEFFVYRPSDREALQGALERYRGGAPIEPTTWIRATRKDAELIRTLGVRETGMLASSSDYHTFHKFKPGGRAQAARTYLDAVAVTLEAGIRPRLHLEDASRTDMGYMLAFIEACLDAARPYGDAMRPKFRICDTMGLGLPYDDVALPRSVPLLFRTLRTKLGLTPADLEFHPHNDTGLIVANCLAAVREGCGVVNGTCLGKGERTGNAPLEQIILHLTGMGYFPQARPDFTVLNELAELYAEMGEPVPPKYPLFGRDAHRTRAGIHADGLNKFWWMYAPFDVPKLLGRPLEVSLTKDSGLAGLIFVIKQRLGFEPHKDDPALVAAHDWMLREFDGGRQTAIEWEELEPVVRRHFAGAEAQTAHR